One Nocardioidaceae bacterium SCSIO 66511 genomic window carries:
- a CDS encoding IS256 family transposase, giving the protein MIEPVSEEGIDQQQLAEQLLAQAKEQGIDLVGPDGLLNQLTKNVLETALEAEMDDHLGYERHDPVGRNSGNSRNGTRSKTVLTEIGPVEIDVPRDTDASFDPKIVRKRQRRLDGIDEVVLSLTARGLTTGEIAAHFDEVYGAKVSKETISKITDKVVDQMAEWSSRPLDSIYPVIFVDALVIKVRDGQVVNKPFYVVVGVTTNGERDILGIWAGDDGGEGARFWLQVFAELKNRGVTDVLIAVCDGLKGLPEAITTTWEHTIVQQCVIHLIRNSFRYAGRQHRDAIVRGLKPIYTAPSEQAAKDRFDEFAAQWQDKYPAIVQLWRNAWAEFVPFLEYDVEIRKVICTTNAIESINARYRRAVKARGHFPSEAAALKCLYLVTRSLDPTGKGRARWTMRWKAPLNAFAITFPGRLDPTSN; this is encoded by the coding sequence ATGATCGAGCCCGTGAGCGAAGAGGGCATTGATCAGCAGCAGTTGGCCGAGCAGCTTCTGGCGCAGGCCAAGGAACAGGGCATCGATCTGGTTGGCCCGGACGGGCTGCTCAACCAGTTGACGAAGAATGTGCTGGAGACGGCGCTCGAGGCCGAGATGGATGACCATCTCGGCTATGAACGCCATGACCCGGTGGGCCGCAACAGCGGCAACTCCCGCAACGGGACCAGGTCGAAGACAGTGCTGACGGAGATCGGCCCGGTCGAGATCGACGTTCCCCGCGACACTGACGCGTCGTTCGACCCGAAGATCGTGCGTAAGCGGCAACGGCGGTTGGACGGGATCGACGAGGTCGTGCTGTCGTTGACCGCCCGCGGGCTGACCACCGGTGAGATCGCGGCGCACTTCGACGAGGTCTATGGGGCCAAGGTCTCCAAGGAGACGATCTCGAAGATCACCGACAAGGTCGTCGATCAGATGGCCGAGTGGTCATCGCGGCCGCTCGATTCGATCTACCCGGTGATCTTCGTCGACGCCCTGGTGATCAAGGTCCGTGATGGGCAGGTGGTGAACAAGCCGTTCTATGTCGTCGTCGGTGTGACCACCAACGGTGAACGCGACATCCTTGGCATTTGGGCCGGCGACGATGGTGGCGAAGGTGCACGGTTCTGGCTGCAGGTCTTCGCCGAGCTCAAGAACCGCGGCGTGACCGATGTGCTGATCGCGGTCTGCGACGGGCTCAAGGGCCTGCCAGAAGCGATCACCACGACCTGGGAACACACGATCGTGCAGCAGTGCGTGATCCACCTGATTCGCAACTCGTTCCGCTACGCCGGGCGCCAGCACCGGGATGCGATCGTGCGAGGTCTCAAGCCGATCTATACCGCACCGTCGGAGCAGGCGGCCAAGGACCGGTTCGACGAGTTCGCGGCACAGTGGCAGGACAAGTATCCGGCGATCGTGCAGCTATGGCGCAACGCCTGGGCCGAGTTCGTACCGTTCCTCGAGTACGACGTCGAGATACGCAAGGTCATCTGCACGACGAACGCGATCGAGTCGATCAACGCCCGCTACCGCCGCGCGGTCAAGGCCCGCGGCCACTTTCCCTCCGAAGCCGCGGCGCTCAAATGCCTGTACCTCGTCACCCGATCCCTTGACCCCACCGGGAAGGGCCGAGCACGATGGACGATGCGCTGGAAAGCGCCGCTGAACGCGTTCGCGATCACGTTCCCCGGACGCCTGGACCCGACCAGCAACTAA
- a CDS encoding MMPL family transporter, with protein MQFVGHWISWVVVLVAVGFSAVMLGANIETDEADNASAGLPSDAESAHAADLADAIGAAEFVPALIVVDRGGEQLTASDRTAIEDLAGHLQDQVGSGQRVFSVPADDKEAVLIGVPLRTDLPEEERNAAVERLRDTVGGSLPDDLRAQVTGAPAISFDLGNVFDGADTRLLIVTASVVALLLLVTYRSPWLWLVPLSVVAVGDQVAASLVAVGTQVLPFQADGQSTGITSVLVFGAGTNYALLLIARYREELRRIENRYDAMRKAVGRAAPAIVASAGTVILALLCLGFADNPTSRNIGFGGAIGIATAVSYALLVLPAAMTCFGRWLFWPFMPRVGQRDPARSGWWARVAENVTARPVAVSLAGALALIAMAVPLTGAERGLSETEQFIDTPESVTGQQVLSDHFPAGSGQTTRVVVSEDAAERVKRAVAQIPAVQSVDDGGTGDGRSVLEVVLTTAPASDQAFAAVEAVRASATDVSPTALIGGPDAEALDTAETAERDQGLIIPLILGVVLLMLFALLRSAVAAVVLVLTVVATYLASLGVSWLAFTQLLDFPALDSSVPLLAFLFLVALGVDYNIFLTTRAKEEAEHANTTTAISTALAVTGGVITSAGILLAAVFTVLGVLPLIVLAQIGVIVGFGVLLDTLLVRSVLVPALITLLGRRFWWPGHLSRTTRSQTRTR; from the coding sequence ATGCAGTTCGTCGGCCATTGGATCAGTTGGGTCGTGGTGTTGGTCGCCGTGGGGTTCTCGGCGGTGATGCTGGGAGCGAACATCGAGACCGACGAGGCGGACAACGCCTCGGCTGGGCTGCCTTCGGATGCGGAGTCGGCTCACGCCGCTGATCTCGCGGACGCGATCGGTGCCGCGGAGTTCGTGCCGGCGCTCATCGTCGTCGACCGCGGGGGGGAGCAACTCACGGCATCCGACCGGACGGCGATCGAGGACCTGGCGGGTCACCTGCAGGACCAGGTTGGCAGTGGGCAGCGGGTGTTCTCCGTGCCCGCTGACGATAAGGAGGCGGTGCTCATCGGAGTGCCGCTGCGTACGGACCTGCCCGAGGAGGAACGCAATGCCGCGGTCGAGCGACTGCGCGACACGGTTGGGGGCTCGCTGCCCGACGATCTGCGCGCCCAGGTGACCGGGGCGCCGGCGATCTCCTTCGACCTCGGGAACGTGTTCGACGGTGCCGACACTCGATTGCTGATCGTCACAGCTTCGGTCGTCGCGCTCCTGCTGTTGGTCACCTACCGGAGCCCGTGGCTGTGGCTGGTACCGCTCTCGGTCGTCGCCGTCGGCGACCAGGTCGCCGCGTCGTTGGTTGCCGTCGGCACGCAGGTCCTTCCGTTCCAGGCCGACGGCCAGTCCACAGGGATCACCTCGGTCCTGGTCTTCGGCGCAGGCACGAACTACGCCTTGCTGCTCATCGCTCGCTATCGCGAGGAGCTGCGTCGCATCGAGAACCGCTACGACGCCATGCGAAAGGCGGTCGGCCGGGCCGCCCCGGCGATCGTCGCCAGCGCGGGCACGGTGATCCTGGCTCTGCTCTGCCTCGGCTTCGCCGACAATCCGACCAGCCGCAACATCGGCTTCGGCGGCGCGATCGGCATAGCCACGGCCGTCAGCTACGCCTTGCTCGTACTGCCGGCTGCGATGACCTGCTTCGGGCGTTGGCTGTTCTGGCCGTTCATGCCTCGCGTCGGGCAGCGCGACCCCGCCCGCAGCGGGTGGTGGGCGCGTGTCGCGGAGAACGTCACCGCACGTCCAGTCGCCGTCAGCCTGGCCGGGGCGCTGGCGCTGATCGCGATGGCCGTACCGCTCACCGGCGCCGAGAGAGGCTTGTCGGAAACGGAGCAGTTCATCGATACTCCCGAGTCGGTTACCGGCCAGCAAGTGCTCTCTGACCACTTCCCTGCCGGCAGCGGCCAGACGACTAGGGTCGTCGTATCTGAGGATGCGGCCGAGCGGGTCAAGCGCGCGGTCGCACAGATACCCGCCGTGCAGTCGGTGGACGACGGCGGCACCGGCGATGGACGATCTGTGCTCGAGGTCGTCCTGACCACCGCGCCCGCATCGGATCAGGCCTTCGCCGCGGTGGAAGCGGTACGCGCGTCCGCAACCGATGTCAGCCCAACCGCGCTCATCGGTGGTCCCGATGCCGAAGCACTCGACACGGCCGAGACCGCAGAGCGTGACCAAGGGCTGATCATCCCGCTGATCCTCGGCGTGGTCCTGCTCATGCTGTTCGCTCTGCTGCGCTCGGCGGTTGCAGCCGTCGTCCTCGTGCTCACCGTGGTGGCCACCTATCTGGCCAGCCTCGGCGTCAGCTGGCTCGCCTTCACTCAGCTGCTCGACTTCCCAGCGCTCGACTCGAGTGTGCCGCTACTCGCATTCCTGTTCCTGGTCGCGCTCGGCGTCGACTACAACATCTTCCTCACCACACGCGCCAAGGAAGAAGCCGAGCACGCCAACACCACCACAGCGATCTCGACCGCTCTCGCCGTCACCGGTGGAGTGATCACCAGTGCCGGGATCCTGCTGGCCGCAGTGTTCACCGTGCTCGGTGTCCTACCACTGATCGTGCTGGCCCAGATCGGCGTCATCGTCGGCTTCGGCGTCCTACTCGACACCCTCCTCGTACGCAGCGTGCTCGTACCCGCCCTGATCACTCTGCTCGGCCGCCGGTTCTGGTGGCCAGGACATCTCTCCCGAACGACACGCTCACAAACACGAACCCGCTAG